In Virgibacillus sp. NKC19-16, a single genomic region encodes these proteins:
- a CDS encoding nucleoside recognition domain-containing protein, translating to MVNIIWACMAIIGIVYAIFNGTMDQVNEAIFESADEAVTLSIGLISVLVFWLGIMKVAEEAGILHMLSKLFRPLIRRLFPDIPKDHPAMGYILSNITANIFGLGNAATPMGIKAMEQMKQLSGDSDTASRSMITFLALNTSSLTIIPTTVIAIRMQYNSVSPTEIVGTTIIATVISSVSAVLIDRFFYYKSIWRK from the coding sequence ATGGTTAATATTATATGGGCATGTATGGCTATCATCGGCATAGTTTATGCCATATTCAATGGAACAATGGATCAGGTGAATGAAGCTATATTTGAGAGCGCAGATGAAGCAGTTACACTGTCTATCGGATTAATCAGTGTATTGGTATTTTGGCTTGGTATTATGAAGGTTGCTGAAGAAGCAGGCATCCTGCATATGCTAAGCAAATTATTCAGACCATTAATTCGCAGGCTTTTCCCCGATATACCGAAAGATCATCCTGCAATGGGTTATATTTTATCGAATATCACGGCTAACATTTTTGGTTTGGGCAATGCGGCAACACCAATGGGAATAAAGGCAATGGAACAAATGAAGCAATTAAGCGGCGATAGTGATACTGCATCGCGTTCGATGATTACCTTTTTAGCATTAAATACGTCAAGTTTGACCATCATTCCAACAACTGTTATTGCAATTCGAATGCAGTATAACTCCGTGTCTCCAACAGAAATTGTAGGGACTACCATTATAGCTACGGTTATATCTTCCGTTAGTGCTGTTTTAATCGATCGTTTTTTCTATTATAAGAGTATTTGGAGGAAATAG
- a CDS encoding peptidylprolyl isomerase, protein MDKKGYIIMENGNKIEFELYPNEAPNTVDNFERLANSNFYDGLTFHRVIDGFVSQGGCPNGNGTGNAGYTIKCETEGNPHKHVEGSLSMAHAGKDTGSSQFFIVHEEQPHLNGVHTVFGQVTSGIEYAKAMKNGDVMKEMKVTGE, encoded by the coding sequence ATGGATAAAAAAGGATATATCATAATGGAAAATGGTAATAAAATTGAATTTGAGCTTTACCCAAATGAAGCACCAAATACAGTAGATAATTTTGAAAGATTAGCAAATAGTAATTTTTACGATGGATTAACTTTTCATAGAGTAATAGATGGTTTCGTCAGTCAAGGTGGATGTCCGAACGGGAATGGGACAGGTAATGCGGGCTATACCATTAAATGTGAAACAGAAGGAAATCCTCATAAACATGTAGAGGGATCGTTATCAATGGCACATGCTGGGAAGGATACTGGAAGCTCTCAATTCTTTATCGTTCATGAAGAGCAGCCGCATCTAAATGGTGTTCATACTGTGTTTGGACAAGTTACGTCAGGTATTGAATATGCGAAAGCAATGAAAAACGGGGATGTAATGAAAGAGATGAAGGTGACTGGAGAATAA
- a CDS encoding stage V sporulation protein AA: MAEIVYLRLKKSIELSVMQQVQLKDIAYISTSSPKKRKLEYTPIYRITKKDKNIVIIDSFIIIDHLNNVYDDLEFQLIGPTQTIIRINKSKKSPSIVLVSCVWLLLFIGAAMTIMNFHYDVSMQEVQQRLHYLLTGENNDYPLWIQIPYSFGLGIGMLLFFNHWFNKRFNEEPSPLEVEIYNYQQDLDNYVNHHENKLNDTKPPT, from the coding sequence ATGGCGGAAATCGTTTATTTACGTTTAAAAAAAAGTATAGAATTATCCGTTATGCAACAGGTTCAGCTAAAAGATATCGCATATATATCCACTTCTTCACCCAAAAAGCGGAAACTGGAATATACACCTATTTATCGGATTACGAAAAAGGATAAAAACATTGTAATTATTGACAGCTTTATAATCATAGATCATTTAAATAACGTATACGATGATTTGGAATTTCAGCTTATAGGTCCAACACAAACCATTATTCGGATTAATAAAAGTAAGAAATCCCCATCTATCGTACTCGTATCCTGTGTCTGGCTCCTTTTGTTTATAGGCGCCGCAATGACGATTATGAATTTCCATTATGATGTCAGTATGCAAGAGGTTCAGCAAAGACTACATTATTTACTTACAGGCGAGAACAATGACTATCCACTATGGATTCAAATTCCGTACTCTTTTGGTCTGGGAATAGGAATGTTGTTATTTTTTAACCACTGGTTTAATAAACGATTTAATGAAGAGCCAAGCCCACTTGAAGTAGAGATATATAACTACCAGCAAGACCTTGATAATTATGTCAATCATCATGAAAATAAACTAAATGATACTAAGCCTCCTACTTAA
- the lysA gene encoding diaminopimelate decarboxylase, translating into MIIDNHPFQTNQDGHLQVGGMDTIELAEKYGTPLYVYDVSMIRDNCRAFVNTFRDLDIKAKVAYASKAFSSIAMLEVVKEEGLCLDVVSEGELYTALQADFPTERIHLHGNNKSLSELEMAITHDIGCIVVDNFLEIELISSLLQKHNKKVDVLMRVTPGIESKTHQYIMTGNEDSKFGFNLKNGQADEAFHLLHRHESIRFKGLHCHIGSQIFETERFLMATKVLFENIKKWNDDVGYVPEVLNLGGGFGIRYTEKDSPIPLTTYVEDLVETVQSHSEDLGIHMPEIWIEPGRSIAGNAGITLYTVGAMKHIPGVRHYISVDGGMTDNLRPALYGAEYEAVVANKVNHTPDNTASIAGKCCESGDMLIWDLPVPNVDDGDILAVFSTGAYGYSMANHYNRFPKAAVVFVEDGQDKLVVRRETYVDVVKNDLSYYE; encoded by the coding sequence ATGATAATAGATAATCACCCATTCCAAACAAATCAAGACGGACATCTTCAGGTCGGTGGTATGGACACCATTGAACTAGCAGAAAAATACGGAACACCGTTATATGTTTACGATGTTTCCATGATTAGGGACAACTGCAGAGCTTTTGTAAACACATTTCGTGATTTAGATATAAAAGCGAAAGTAGCCTATGCAAGCAAAGCTTTTTCTTCTATCGCGATGCTTGAGGTCGTGAAAGAAGAAGGACTATGTTTGGATGTCGTTTCAGAAGGTGAATTATATACAGCATTACAGGCGGATTTTCCAACAGAAAGAATACATTTGCACGGAAATAATAAAAGTTTAAGCGAATTAGAGATGGCGATCACCCATGATATTGGCTGTATTGTCGTTGATAATTTTCTTGAAATAGAATTGATTAGTAGCTTACTTCAAAAACACAATAAAAAAGTAGATGTATTGATGCGGGTTACCCCTGGTATTGAATCCAAAACACATCAGTATATTATGACAGGAAATGAAGATTCAAAGTTCGGTTTCAACTTGAAAAATGGACAAGCAGATGAAGCGTTTCATCTCTTGCATCGTCACGAATCCATTCGTTTTAAAGGATTACATTGCCATATCGGTTCACAAATTTTTGAGACAGAACGGTTTTTGATGGCAACGAAAGTTTTATTTGAAAATATTAAGAAGTGGAATGATGACGTGGGGTATGTACCGGAGGTTTTAAACCTTGGTGGAGGTTTTGGAATCCGCTATACAGAAAAAGATTCACCCATACCTTTAACCACGTATGTTGAAGATCTTGTAGAGACCGTTCAAAGCCATTCGGAAGATTTAGGTATACACATGCCCGAAATATGGATTGAGCCAGGTCGGTCAATTGCAGGAAACGCAGGTATAACTTTATATACAGTTGGGGCAATGAAACATATACCTGGCGTCCGTCACTATATTTCTGTTGATGGCGGCATGACGGATAATTTGCGCCCTGCCTTATATGGAGCAGAATATGAAGCAGTAGTAGCAAATAAAGTCAATCATACGCCAGATAATACAGCTTCTATTGCCGGAAAATGTTGCGAATCCGGTGATATGCTAATTTGGGATTTGCCTGTACCTAATGTGGATGATGGAGACATACTTGCAGTGTTTTCCACAGGGGCGTATGGATATTCTATGGCTAATCACTATAATCGCTTTCCAAAAGCCGCAGTAGTATTCGTGGAAGATGGACAGGACAAACTCGTTGTTCGAAGAGAAACTTACGTGGATGTTGTCAAAAACGACTTATCTTATTACGAATGA
- a CDS encoding stage V sporulation protein AB — MILSLLLNFIQIIIGFAGGLAVGGGFVAFLTVLGIIPRLIQLTKTEKLLKVYAACVILGTLFGTYLSFTNLTWNQPIIVLMLWGIFQGIFNGMLAAALTEMLNVFPIISKRIGIEKYILWLLMAFVFGKIAGSLFQWMYFVT; from the coding sequence ATGATACTAAGCCTCCTACTTAATTTCATTCAGATCATTATCGGGTTTGCTGGAGGTCTTGCTGTTGGGGGCGGATTTGTTGCCTTTTTAACTGTCCTTGGAATCATTCCGAGATTAATTCAACTAACGAAAACCGAAAAATTACTAAAAGTTTACGCAGCATGTGTGATTCTGGGTACATTATTTGGAACCTACTTGTCTTTTACAAATCTGACATGGAATCAACCAATTATTGTATTAATGCTTTGGGGTATATTTCAGGGCATATTTAATGGAATGCTTGCAGCTGCGCTAACGGAAATGTTAAATGTGTTCCCAATTATATCTAAAAGAATTGGGATAGAGAAATATATCCTGTGGTTACTCATGGCTTTTGTTTTTGGCAAAATCGCCGGATCATTATTTCAGTGGATGTATTTCGTTACGTAA
- a CDS encoding superoxide dismutase, whose protein sequence is MDNDKKSHLQKLIEWGDHTKATLSDASADTTDVTKWREQIENWQLDMESKLNRNNDISNEDIALLQEEGERIAFDMKHKEKKKQESSSVAYGKRQLPPLPYRYDALEPYISEEIMRLHHDEHHKSYVDGLNKAEMELYTKDKDNNIIKHWLRAQAFNGSGHHLHTIFWNNMTPNSNRKPSGEIQRRIEEDFGSWSNFKELFSDVAASVEGVGWAVLLWSPRSGRLAVQSLEKHQLFHLADSIPLLVLDMWEHAYYLQYKTDKETYIKNWWNVVNWEDVNRRYVEARKVKWHLY, encoded by the coding sequence ATGGATAATGATAAAAAATCGCATTTACAAAAACTTATAGAATGGGGAGATCATACAAAGGCTACTTTGAGTGACGCTAGTGCTGATACAACAGACGTAACAAAATGGAGAGAACAAATAGAAAATTGGCAGTTAGATATGGAAAGTAAATTGAACAGAAACAACGATATCTCAAATGAAGATATTGCATTATTACAAGAGGAAGGCGAACGAATCGCTTTTGATATGAAACATAAGGAAAAAAAGAAACAGGAATCATCATCCGTCGCTTATGGCAAACGTCAGTTACCACCATTACCTTATAGGTATGATGCGCTTGAACCATACATTAGTGAAGAAATCATGCGCTTACATCATGATGAGCACCACAAATCTTATGTTGACGGTTTAAACAAGGCAGAAATGGAATTATATACAAAAGATAAGGATAATAATATCATCAAACATTGGTTGAGAGCACAAGCTTTTAATGGCTCTGGACATCATTTGCATACCATTTTTTGGAATAATATGACACCTAACTCGAATAGAAAGCCATCTGGAGAAATACAAAGACGTATCGAGGAAGACTTTGGATCATGGAGTAATTTTAAGGAACTATTTTCAGATGTAGCAGCTTCTGTTGAAGGTGTTGGTTGGGCCGTATTACTATGGTCACCAAGAAGTGGAAGGCTTGCGGTGCAATCACTTGAAAAACATCAGTTATTTCATCTAGCAGATTCTATTCCTTTACTGGTACTTGATATGTGGGAGCATGCATATTATCTTCAGTATAAAACAGATAAGGAAACGTATATAAAAAATTGGTGGAATGTTGTGAACTGGGAGGATGTAAATCGTCGATATGTAGAGGCTAGAAAGGTGAAATGGCATTTGTATTAA
- a CDS encoding site-2 protease family protein, which yields MDIYLLLYLVFIVAPLSSLLHEAGHAAAARTVGADQITLSIGLGKRINTVIFAKVQIIFHAIFFLGGLAKSERAVPYKSWEIVWITIVGPITNALFALLFYILYVMYPNDYLQLLFLFNIWLAFVNSIPFKIKERRSDGYLILQTISKKNTPFKFKHK from the coding sequence ATGGATATTTACTTATTACTATACCTTGTATTTATAGTGGCACCACTTAGCAGTCTATTACATGAAGCCGGGCACGCTGCGGCAGCCCGAACAGTGGGTGCGGATCAGATAACATTGTCAATTGGTCTAGGAAAAAGAATTAACACAGTTATCTTTGCCAAAGTTCAAATCATCTTTCATGCTATTTTCTTTTTAGGAGGCTTAGCGAAGAGTGAAAGAGCAGTCCCTTATAAATCGTGGGAAATTGTATGGATTACCATAGTCGGCCCGATAACTAATGCCCTTTTTGCTCTTCTTTTTTATATACTGTATGTCATGTACCCGAATGACTATCTGCAATTACTTTTTTTATTTAATATATGGCTTGCTTTTGTAAATAGTATTCCATTCAAAATCAAAGAGAGGCGTTCAGATGGGTATCTAATCCTTCAAACCATTTCGAAAAAAAACACACCTTTCAAATTTAAACATAAATAG
- a CDS encoding YjcZ family sporulation protein, with protein sequence MSGHYGGGFALIVVLFILLIIVGAAWM encoded by the coding sequence ATGAGTGGTCATTATGGCGGAGGGTTCGCGTTAATTGTAGTACTGTTTATTCTTCTCATTATCGTAGGTGCTGCATGGATGTAA
- a CDS encoding segregation/condensation protein A, with protein MNQAYHVKLDAFEGPLDLLLHLINQYEIDIYDIPMAQITDQYMNYIHTFQHLELNIASEYLVMASTLVAIKSQMLLPTIETIDDSDEYMEDPREELMQRLIEYRKYKEAAGKLKEKEIDAHHIFTRPAVVFDDVDTSERIVEQGDISVYDMLDALGKVVERRKWNEPLDTKIKQAQITIEQKMEEVLQLVKQAKHGIVFDELFSYKSRTHIVVTFMALLELMKKNDVYCRQTQHLEAIHVFYMEE; from the coding sequence ATGAATCAAGCTTATCACGTAAAATTAGATGCATTTGAAGGGCCGCTTGATTTATTATTACATTTAATTAATCAATATGAGATAGATATATATGACATCCCAATGGCTCAAATCACGGATCAATACATGAATTATATTCACACATTCCAGCACCTGGAATTAAATATCGCCAGTGAATATCTTGTAATGGCTTCAACACTGGTCGCTATTAAAAGTCAAATGTTATTACCAACAATTGAGACAATCGACGATTCAGATGAGTACATGGAGGATCCGAGAGAAGAATTAATGCAGCGGTTAATTGAGTACAGAAAATACAAAGAGGCTGCAGGAAAATTAAAAGAAAAAGAAATAGATGCACATCACATTTTTACCAGACCAGCAGTTGTGTTTGACGATGTGGACACCAGTGAGCGAATAGTGGAACAAGGTGATATTTCTGTGTATGATATGCTTGACGCCTTAGGGAAAGTCGTGGAACGCAGGAAATGGAATGAACCATTGGATACAAAAATAAAACAGGCTCAAATTACTATTGAGCAGAAAATGGAAGAAGTACTGCAGCTTGTAAAACAAGCAAAACATGGGATCGTATTTGATGAATTATTTTCGTATAAATCACGAACACATATCGTCGTTACCTTTATGGCATTACTGGAATTGATGAAGAAGAATGACGTGTATTGTAGGCAAACACAGCACTTGGAAGCAATACATGTGTTTTATATGGAGGAATAA
- the spoIIAB gene encoding anti-sigma F factor, which yields MKNEMFLEFSSVSQNESFARVTVGAFITQLDPTMEELTEIKTVVSEAVTNSIIHGYNNEAHHTISISCQLLEGEIELTIKDNGIGIGDVDEALQPLYTSKPELERSGMGFTIIENFMDTVEVISHPGEGTTVNMTKQLMNSKTVSK from the coding sequence ATGAAAAATGAAATGTTTTTGGAATTTTCCAGTGTTAGCCAGAATGAATCATTTGCAAGAGTAACAGTCGGTGCATTTATCACCCAGTTGGATCCAACAATGGAAGAGTTAACAGAAATTAAAACGGTTGTCTCTGAAGCGGTAACGAATTCCATTATTCATGGGTATAACAACGAAGCGCATCATACCATTTCTATTTCTTGTCAGTTATTGGAAGGAGAAATTGAACTAACGATAAAAGATAATGGAATAGGAATTGGTGATGTTGATGAAGCCTTGCAACCATTATATACATCTAAACCTGAACTGGAAAGATCCGGAATGGGATTCACCATCATTGAGAACTTTATGGATACGGTGGAGGTCATATCACATCCTGGAGAAGGTACAACCGTTAACATGACAAAGCAATTAATGAATAGTAAAACGGTTAGTAAGTAG
- the scpB gene encoding SMC-Scp complex subunit ScpB: MEASKLKGIVEGLLFVSGDEGITIKQLAKILEITQASVENILEELKYDYEHTERGIMIMQSNHIFHLTTIPEHSSYHKKLLETPQTTRMSQAALETLAIIAYQQPVTRTEIEEIRGVKSDRPVQTLLSRLLIEEVGRRDGIGRPILFGTSKDFLTYFGLTSLDELPALPENADTEDIEQEADLFFERFEDE; the protein is encoded by the coding sequence GTGGAAGCGAGTAAATTAAAGGGAATTGTAGAAGGTTTATTATTTGTAAGTGGTGATGAGGGAATCACGATAAAACAATTAGCTAAAATACTGGAAATTACGCAAGCATCTGTTGAAAATATACTGGAAGAACTAAAGTACGATTACGAACATACAGAACGTGGGATCATGATCATGCAGTCAAATCACATTTTTCACCTGACTACAATACCCGAACATAGCAGTTACCATAAAAAATTACTGGAAACTCCACAGACAACTAGAATGTCTCAAGCAGCCCTTGAGACACTTGCCATAATTGCCTACCAACAGCCTGTAACCAGAACAGAGATTGAAGAAATCAGAGGAGTAAAGAGCGATCGTCCTGTACAAACGCTTCTTTCAAGGCTATTAATAGAAGAGGTTGGGCGCAGGGACGGTATAGGCAGACCGATATTATTTGGTACAAGCAAGGATTTTTTAACCTACTTTGGTTTAACCTCACTGGATGAATTGCCAGCCTTACCGGAAAATGCAGATACAGAGGACATAGAACAGGAAGCGGATCTTTTTTTTGAACGATTTGAAGATGAATGA
- a CDS encoding spore germination protein, whose product MNKTNNKSPISAKLRDNEAYMKERVGVDASFDLGFREISVLKRNVQLYYSNGLVHSSVVQVLIKELVEINDFESNTKKTPEIVKNRLVHHQFEQVETMDEAVDQMLSGLISIFVDGMKYAFIVDVRNYPGRAPQEPDTERVIRGSRDGYTENIIENAGLTRRRIRDPRLRLEMVRVGERSKTDVCVSYLQDVADDGLVRNIKEKIKGIEVDGMTMADKALEEFIMERKTSPFPLVRYTERPDVAANHIFEGHVQIIVDTSPSTIILPTTFFDHLQHAEEFRQAPVIGTVVRMVRFLAVFASMYLLPLWLLFSLEPTLLPQGLTFIGPTDVGNVPIAIQIILGLIGMEFLRLAAIHTPTAIATSMGLIAAVLIGQIAIDVGLFTPEVILYVSISAVGSYVTPSYELSIANQIVNVILVILTGLFGLIGFMIGFVIHLLILVRLRSLKTPYLWPFIPFNAEGMLYVLFRLPVPYSNKRPSIVHPKNNYRQPLKKS is encoded by the coding sequence ATGAACAAAACAAACAATAAAAGTCCAATTTCCGCAAAATTACGTGATAATGAAGCATATATGAAGGAGAGGGTTGGGGTTGATGCTTCATTCGACCTTGGTTTTCGGGAAATCAGTGTGTTAAAAAGGAACGTACAGTTGTATTATTCAAACGGATTAGTCCATTCCTCTGTTGTGCAGGTATTAATAAAAGAGCTTGTTGAAATTAATGATTTTGAGAGTAATACGAAGAAGACTCCGGAAATTGTTAAAAATCGTCTTGTACATCACCAGTTCGAACAGGTAGAGACTATGGACGAAGCAGTGGATCAAATGCTATCGGGATTGATTAGCATTTTTGTTGATGGGATGAAATATGCCTTTATCGTTGATGTACGTAATTACCCTGGAAGAGCGCCGCAAGAACCTGACACAGAACGGGTGATTAGAGGTTCGAGAGATGGATATACCGAAAATATAATTGAAAATGCAGGCCTGACAAGAAGAAGAATACGTGATCCCAGACTTCGTCTTGAAATGGTAAGGGTTGGTGAACGCTCCAAAACGGATGTATGTGTTAGCTATTTGCAAGACGTAGCAGATGATGGCCTTGTCAGAAACATAAAAGAAAAGATTAAAGGCATTGAAGTTGATGGGATGACAATGGCAGATAAAGCGTTAGAAGAGTTTATTATGGAGCGAAAAACATCTCCATTTCCTTTAGTGAGATATACTGAAAGGCCGGATGTTGCAGCTAATCACATATTTGAAGGTCATGTGCAGATTATCGTTGATACTTCTCCAAGTACCATTATTCTGCCTACTACGTTTTTTGATCACCTGCAACATGCCGAGGAATTTCGACAAGCTCCTGTTATCGGAACCGTTGTTAGAATGGTACGATTTTTAGCCGTATTTGCTTCGATGTATCTCTTGCCATTATGGCTGTTATTTAGCCTTGAACCAACGTTGCTTCCTCAAGGGTTAACATTTATAGGACCAACTGACGTGGGAAATGTTCCTATAGCCATCCAGATAATCTTAGGACTTATCGGGATGGAATTCTTGCGGCTCGCGGCCATCCATACACCGACTGCGATTGCAACTTCAATGGGACTGATTGCAGCCGTTTTAATTGGGCAAATTGCGATTGATGTAGGGCTTTTTACTCCTGAAGTTATTTTATATGTGTCTATAAGCGCTGTAGGTTCTTATGTGACGCCAAGCTACGAATTAAGCATAGCCAATCAAATCGTAAATGTAATTTTAGTCATTTTAACAGGGCTCTTTGGATTAATAGGCTTTATGATTGGGTTTGTCATACATTTATTAATTTTAGTGCGTTTAAGGTCACTGAAAACCCCTTATTTATGGCCATTTATTCCATTTAATGCAGAAGGCATGTTATATGTCCTATTTCGCCTTCCAGTTCCATATTCGAACAAAAGACCGAGTATTGTTCATCCAAAGAATAATTATAGGCAACCTTTGAAAAAGAGCTAA
- a CDS encoding D-alanyl-D-alanine carboxypeptidase family protein, with amino-acid sequence MRIVLCIVLILIFTLMHPMSGQAAPTVSATNAILIEQSTGRVLFEKNANEEQLIASITKLMTAIIAVESGKMQEEATASREAIYTEGSSIYLEQGEKMSIEDLVYGLILRSGNDAAVTISEHIGGSMEGFVYLMNEKARWLGMTNSSFENPHGLDSDNHYSTAYDMAMLMRYAMDNDQFREIVGTKTYKSDRRSYSWQNKNKLLTQLYENSTGGKTGYTRTAGRTLVSSANKNGMDLIAVTINAPDDWQDHINLFEWGFENYDMTSIAEEGQEKYRLKGSDKETIGYLHHNVLFPLTEGEMADVDKQTYLLNENRGRTDDIIGKTMFHLDGEQIAETPIFNDQLDIRGKGFFSNVLSTYKKVTGLD; translated from the coding sequence ATGCGAATTGTTTTATGTATTGTACTTATTTTAATATTTACCTTGATGCATCCAATGAGTGGACAAGCTGCACCGACAGTTTCCGCAACTAATGCTATATTAATAGAACAATCGACTGGTAGGGTTTTATTTGAGAAAAATGCAAATGAAGAGCAGTTGATTGCCAGTATAACAAAATTAATGACGGCTATTATTGCCGTTGAATCCGGTAAAATGCAGGAAGAAGCTACAGCAAGCAGAGAAGCAATTTATACAGAAGGATCCTCTATTTATTTAGAACAGGGAGAAAAGATGTCAATTGAAGACCTTGTCTATGGGTTAATCCTACGATCGGGGAATGATGCAGCTGTTACGATAAGTGAGCATATCGGTGGCAGCATGGAAGGGTTTGTTTATTTAATGAATGAAAAAGCAAGGTGGTTGGGGATGACAAATTCCAGTTTTGAAAATCCACACGGGCTTGATTCGGACAATCATTATTCTACGGCATATGATATGGCAATGCTTATGAGATATGCGATGGATAACGACCAATTCAGAGAGATAGTCGGGACGAAAACATATAAATCTGACAGAAGATCATATAGTTGGCAAAATAAAAATAAATTGTTAACCCAATTATACGAAAATAGTACTGGTGGTAAAACAGGGTATACGAGAACCGCTGGAAGAACACTGGTATCTTCGGCAAACAAAAATGGAATGGATCTTATTGCTGTAACGATCAATGCTCCTGATGATTGGCAGGATCATATAAATTTGTTTGAATGGGGATTTGAAAATTATGATATGACATCAATCGCTGAAGAGGGGCAAGAGAAATACCGTCTTAAGGGATCAGATAAGGAAACAATTGGCTATTTACATCATAATGTTCTTTTCCCATTAACGGAAGGAGAAATGGCGGATGTTGATAAACAAACATATTTACTTAATGAAAATAGGGGAAGGACAGATGATATAATCGGCAAAACTATGTTTCATCTTGATGGGGAACAAATAGCGGAAACGCCTATTTTTAATGATCAATTGGACATACGGGGAAAAGGCTTTTTCTCTAATGTATTATCGACATACAAGAAAGTTACAGGGTTGGATTAA
- a CDS encoding GNAT family N-acetyltransferase, producing MLIRYKKNMEKIAMGLLSFMPEEKKDVKKLQQTIKEYETNPDWHLFLWKEEEDVLGAVGLRIEDEINAVIQHVSVNPSHRNIGIGKKMINELHRLYQPKYAVSANDEIQQFHNKCDESEKQDEQD from the coding sequence ATGTTAATTCGTTATAAAAAAAATATGGAAAAGATTGCAATGGGTTTACTATCTTTTATGCCGGAAGAGAAAAAAGACGTAAAAAAATTGCAGCAAACAATTAAGGAATACGAAACAAATCCGGACTGGCATCTTTTTTTGTGGAAAGAAGAGGAGGATGTATTAGGTGCGGTTGGATTAAGAATTGAAGATGAAATTAATGCCGTTATCCAACACGTTTCTGTGAATCCTTCACATCGCAATATTGGAATTGGCAAGAAGATGATTAATGAGTTGCACCGACTTTATCAACCTAAATATGCTGTATCAGCAAACGATGAAATACAGCAATTTCACAATAAATGTGATGAATCCGAGAAACAGGACGAACAGGATTAA
- the sigF gene encoding RNA polymerase sporulation sigma factor SigF, with protein sequence MDVNVKNNSRKEALTDEQVKDYIYKSQQGDKEARNVLVEKNIRLVWSVVQRFINRGYDPDDLFQIGSIGLIKSIDKFDLSYDVRFSTYAVPMIIGEIQRFIRDDGSVKVSRSLKEIGNKIRKKKDELTKLYGRSPTVNEIANALEISAEEVVHAQEASKSPHSIHETVFENDGDPITLLDQIADQDTNWFDKLSLQEAIRGLNERERLIVYLRYYKDQTQTEVADRLGISQVQVSRLEKKILQDMRINMDL encoded by the coding sequence ATGGATGTTAATGTTAAAAACAATAGTCGTAAAGAGGCACTAACGGATGAACAGGTGAAAGATTATATTTATAAGAGTCAGCAAGGTGACAAAGAGGCAAGAAACGTACTGGTAGAAAAAAATATACGTCTTGTGTGGTCTGTTGTGCAACGATTTATTAATAGGGGGTATGATCCTGACGATTTATTTCAAATCGGCAGTATCGGGTTAATTAAATCAATTGATAAATTTGATCTATCTTATGATGTTCGTTTTTCTACGTATGCTGTGCCAATGATAATTGGAGAAATCCAACGCTTTATCAGGGATGACGGCAGTGTGAAAGTGAGTCGATCTTTAAAGGAGATCGGGAATAAAATCCGTAAAAAGAAGGATGAATTAACGAAACTGTATGGAAGATCGCCGACTGTAAATGAAATCGCTAATGCACTTGAGATTTCAGCAGAAGAAGTAGTACATGCACAGGAAGCATCCAAGTCTCCACATTCTATTCATGAAACAGTATTTGAAAATGATGGAGACCCCATTACCTTACTAGACCAGATAGCTGATCAGGACACAAATTGGTTTGATAAACTCTCATTGCAGGAAGCGATCAGAGGGCTAAATGAACGAGAACGATTAATTGTGTACCTGCGCTATTATAAAGACCAAACACAGACAGAGGTTGCTGATAGACTTGGTATATCACAAGTGCAAGTTTCCCGTTTAGAAAAAAAGATATTACAGGATATGAGAATAAATATGGATTTATAA